The following are encoded together in the Paludisphaera mucosa genome:
- a CDS encoding TatD family hydrolase, which yields MSMSTNPDPDAVKTKKAGPPPPLEPLVDTHAHLDDPRMRPHLGEILARARRAGVVQVVAIGTTAADSADVAAIAGEQPGVFAAVGFQPNNVVDAVAGDWGRIVELAARPRVVALGETGLDRHWDRSPFGLQQEWFQRHLDLARERDLPVVIHCRECEADVVAQLAGMGGPVRGVLHSFTGGREQAEAFLGLGLHISFAGMLTFANKNLDALREAAAAVPLDRLLVETDSPYLTPHPLRGRGNEPAFVTWTARKLAEIHGVSDLELARIVTANARALFRLPDADLILAPARGEPGRPASA from the coding sequence ATGAGCATGAGCACGAACCCCGACCCCGACGCCGTGAAGACCAAGAAGGCCGGCCCGCCCCCGCCCCTGGAGCCGCTGGTCGACACCCACGCCCACCTCGACGACCCCCGCATGCGGCCCCACCTGGGCGAGATCCTGGCCCGAGCCCGGCGGGCCGGCGTGGTCCAGGTCGTCGCGATCGGCACCACGGCGGCCGACTCGGCCGACGTCGCGGCCATCGCCGGCGAGCAGCCCGGCGTCTTCGCCGCGGTCGGCTTCCAGCCCAACAACGTCGTCGACGCCGTCGCCGGCGACTGGGGACGGATCGTCGAGCTGGCCGCCCGCCCCCGGGTCGTCGCGCTCGGCGAGACGGGCCTCGACCGCCACTGGGACCGCTCGCCGTTCGGCCTCCAGCAGGAATGGTTCCAGCGCCACCTCGACCTGGCGCGGGAGCGCGACCTCCCCGTCGTGATCCATTGCCGCGAGTGCGAGGCCGACGTCGTCGCCCAGCTCGCCGGGATGGGCGGCCCGGTCCGCGGGGTCTTGCACTCGTTCACCGGCGGCCGCGAGCAGGCCGAGGCGTTCCTGGGGCTGGGCCTGCACATCTCGTTCGCGGGCATGCTCACGTTCGCGAACAAGAATCTCGACGCCCTCCGCGAGGCCGCCGCCGCCGTCCCCCTCGACCGCCTCCTGGTGGAGACCGACAGCCCTTACCTGACCCCCCACCCCCTGCGGGGCCGGGGCAACGAGCCGGCCTTCGTCACCTGGACCGCCCGCAAGCTCGCCGAGATCCACGGCGTCTCCGACCTCGAACTCGCCCGCATCGTCACCGCCAACGCCCGCGCCCTCTTCCGGCTCCCCGACGCCGACCTCATCCTCGCGCCGGCCCGGGGCGAGCCCGGCCGTCCCGCTTCGGCCTGA
- a CDS encoding radical SAM protein, translating into MHDLASTDDRAASTAPAGLGGDAAAIARRLKPLEGKAAGTLLVHEIYRSIQGESTFAGLPCVFVRLTACHLRCVYCDTAHAFRHGAAMGLDAVVEAVEKLGGGLVELTGGEPLLQVEAYPLMERLADKGWTVLLETSGGVATDRVDPRVRIILDVKTPASGEADANVWANLDRLRPTDEVKFVLGDREDFDWSVEVVRRHDLARRCPVLMSAVFGRVEPTELAAWILDAGLPIRLQVQLHKILWDPGARGV; encoded by the coding sequence ATGCACGACCTCGCCTCGACCGACGACCGAGCCGCGTCGACCGCCCCCGCCGGCCTCGGCGGCGATGCGGCGGCGATCGCGCGTCGACTCAAGCCGCTGGAGGGGAAGGCCGCGGGGACGCTGCTGGTCCACGAGATCTACCGCAGCATCCAGGGCGAGAGCACGTTCGCCGGCCTGCCCTGCGTCTTCGTCCGCCTGACCGCCTGCCACCTGCGCTGCGTGTATTGCGACACCGCGCACGCCTTCCGCCACGGGGCCGCGATGGGCCTGGACGCGGTGGTCGAGGCCGTCGAGAAGCTCGGCGGCGGGCTCGTCGAGCTGACGGGAGGCGAGCCGCTGCTCCAGGTCGAGGCTTATCCTCTCATGGAGCGGCTGGCCGACAAGGGCTGGACGGTCTTGTTGGAGACCAGCGGCGGCGTCGCCACCGACCGGGTCGACCCTCGGGTCCGGATCATCCTGGACGTCAAGACGCCGGCCTCGGGCGAGGCCGACGCCAACGTCTGGGCCAACCTCGACCGCCTCCGGCCGACCGACGAGGTCAAGTTCGTCCTCGGCGATCGCGAGGACTTTGATTGGTCGGTCGAGGTCGTCCGCCGTCACGACCTGGCGCGGCGATGCCCGGTCCTCATGAGCGCGGTGTTCGGCCGGGTCGAGCCGACCGAGTTGGCGGCCTGGATCCTGGACGCCGGGCTGCCGATCCGCCTGCAGGTGCAGCTCCACAAGATCCTGTGGGATCCCGGGGCGCGGGGCGTCTGA
- a CDS encoding Fur family transcriptional regulator, which translates to MTPTRLDHDALSDALQAAGLRPTAQRLAVYDQLAAMDQHPTAEQVFRAVRPRLPRISLATVYKALEALVAVGAVDRLGAESAAGPARYDARGDRHYHFRCLRTGAIHDLPVQYDPKLIERLDPALADDLRSRGFQVTGYRLELLGYQDDGRDA; encoded by the coding sequence ATGACCCCGACCCGCCTCGATCACGACGCCCTGAGCGACGCGCTGCAGGCCGCCGGGCTGCGGCCGACGGCCCAGCGGCTGGCGGTCTACGATCAGCTCGCGGCCATGGACCAGCACCCCACGGCCGAGCAGGTCTTCCGGGCCGTCCGCCCCCGCCTGCCGCGGATCAGCCTGGCCACCGTCTACAAGGCGCTCGAGGCCCTGGTCGCCGTCGGCGCGGTCGACCGCCTGGGGGCCGAGTCGGCCGCCGGCCCAGCCCGCTACGACGCCCGCGGCGACCGCCACTACCACTTCCGCTGCCTCCGCACCGGCGCGATCCACGACCTGCCGGTGCAGTACGATCCCAAACTGATCGAACGCCTCGACCCGGCCCTCGCCGACGACCTGCGCAGCCGGGGCTTCCAGGTCACCGGCTATCGCCTGGAACTGCTGGGCTACCAGGACGACGGCCGCGACGCATGA
- a CDS encoding glycoside hydrolase family 130 protein, with amino-acid sequence MDVTTTTARPNVSGSRTPPKVERTGIVLRPNNSRVVIRPFQPADDHRVERILGRICALSEAQVEAQLEEVMREFRDRHQKIRQYFLERFENVRRLLLTDQPIGEGRRLLIGAYFTQEYALESAALFNPSMIWAPDQSGVPDGSKRFIISLRATGEGHISSITFRSGLVDAAHRIHMDEPTRFVTAPDLVPNTLYDKFLFLRKLVELRIDGPFAEQVIETLGDRFTLEQLEAAIDRALNLSRPRHHELEPLAQGMRTLVRANYEVAFDPDLNVSERIIFPSSPTETNGIEDARFVEFREDDGSTSYYATYTAFDGKVVLPQILETKDFLRFKASTLNGPEVRNKGLAIFPRKVNGLYATLSRQDNENIFLMYSDMLHFWYTKVPIAKPTYAWEFVQLGNCGSPIETDAGWLVLTHGVGAMRKYAMGAFLLDKDDPSRLIGRLEEPLLEPNANEREGYVPNVVYSCGALVHEGVLIIPYAMSDYASTFATVPVDDVIAAMV; translated from the coding sequence ATGGACGTCACTACGACCACGGCCCGCCCCAACGTCTCGGGAAGCCGCACCCCGCCGAAGGTCGAACGCACGGGCATCGTGCTGCGGCCCAACAACAGCCGCGTCGTGATCCGCCCCTTCCAGCCGGCCGACGACCATCGCGTCGAGCGGATCCTGGGGCGGATCTGCGCCCTGTCCGAGGCCCAGGTCGAAGCCCAGCTCGAAGAGGTCATGCGCGAGTTCCGCGACCGCCACCAGAAGATCCGCCAGTACTTCCTGGAGCGGTTCGAGAACGTCCGACGCCTCCTCCTGACCGACCAGCCCATCGGCGAGGGCCGGCGGCTGCTCATCGGCGCGTATTTCACGCAGGAGTACGCGCTCGAGTCGGCGGCCCTCTTCAACCCGTCGATGATCTGGGCCCCGGACCAGTCGGGCGTGCCCGACGGCTCGAAGCGGTTCATCATCAGCCTGCGGGCCACCGGCGAGGGCCACATCTCCTCGATCACCTTCCGCAGCGGCCTCGTCGACGCGGCCCACCGCATCCACATGGACGAGCCCACCCGGTTCGTCACGGCCCCCGACCTCGTCCCCAACACCCTGTACGACAAGTTCCTGTTCCTGCGCAAGCTCGTCGAGCTGCGGATCGACGGCCCGTTCGCCGAGCAGGTGATCGAGACCCTGGGCGACCGCTTCACGCTGGAGCAGCTCGAGGCGGCCATCGACCGCGCCCTGAACCTGAGCCGGCCGCGGCACCACGAGCTGGAGCCCCTGGCGCAGGGCATGCGGACGCTCGTCCGCGCCAACTACGAGGTCGCCTTCGACCCCGACCTCAACGTCTCCGAGCGGATCATCTTCCCGTCGTCGCCGACCGAGACCAACGGCATCGAGGACGCCCGCTTCGTCGAGTTCCGCGAGGACGACGGCTCGACCAGCTACTACGCCACCTACACCGCGTTCGACGGCAAGGTCGTCCTCCCCCAGATCCTCGAGACCAAGGACTTCCTCCGCTTCAAGGCCAGCACCCTCAACGGCCCGGAGGTCCGCAACAAGGGCCTGGCGATCTTCCCCCGCAAGGTCAACGGCCTCTACGCCACCCTCTCGCGGCAGGACAACGAGAACATCTTCCTGATGTACTCGGACATGCTCCACTTCTGGTACACCAAGGTCCCGATCGCCAAGCCGACCTACGCCTGGGAGTTCGTCCAGCTCGGCAACTGCGGCTCGCCCATCGAGACCGACGCCGGCTGGCTCGTCCTCACCCACGGCGTCGGCGCCATGCGCAAGTACGCCATGGGCGCCTTCCTGCTCGACAAGGACGACCCCTCGCGGCTCATCGGCCGCCTCGAAGAGCCCCTTTTGGAGCCCAACGCCAACGAGCGCGAGGGCTACGTCCCCAACGTCGTCTACTCCTGCGGCGCGCTCGTCCACGAGGGGGTTCTGATCATCCCCTACGCCATGTCCGACTACGCCAGCACCTTCGCCACCGTCCCCGTCGACGACGTCATCGCGGCGATGGTCTGA
- a CDS encoding SGNH/GDSL hydrolase family protein, producing MDELKRAGCIRRAALAMALMLVAGLGVESRAGSYTGLVVFGDSLSDVGNTFAAATFPGAPYVGGRYSDGPIWVDYLAARLGIAAPTPSFLGGTDYAWGFAQSGADFSYPMGPMGPGVPNLLTQVGGFLMGGGTLNDGQLVSVWAGANDFLNNGVTDFVQVADNIITAITTLAAAGGTHFLVGNLPLLGMLPLTPAISDAQRAGLNMLTMAFNATLGAKIAGLQAAMPGLDIHYFDVNAKFQQIIADPAAFGLTNVTDGAIFKTNPADGTGYLFWDEVHPTTAVHALIADVAFAAVVPEPSSLVLAAIAGGSVLVAARATRSRRAA from the coding sequence ATGGACGAATTGAAGCGTGCCGGGTGCATCCGGCGGGCGGCGCTGGCGATGGCCCTGATGCTCGTCGCCGGCCTGGGCGTCGAATCGCGGGCGGGGTCGTACACGGGGCTCGTCGTCTTCGGCGACAGCCTGTCGGACGTGGGGAACACGTTTGCGGCGGCGACGTTCCCCGGCGCCCCTTACGTCGGCGGCCGCTATTCGGACGGGCCGATCTGGGTCGATTACCTGGCGGCGAGGCTCGGGATCGCCGCGCCCACGCCGAGCTTCCTGGGCGGGACCGACTACGCCTGGGGGTTCGCCCAGTCGGGCGCCGACTTCAGCTATCCGATGGGCCCCATGGGCCCGGGCGTACCGAACCTGCTCACGCAGGTCGGCGGGTTCCTCATGGGCGGCGGGACGTTGAACGACGGCCAGCTCGTCTCGGTCTGGGCGGGCGCCAACGACTTCCTGAACAACGGCGTGACCGACTTCGTCCAGGTGGCCGACAACATCATCACGGCGATCACGACGCTGGCCGCCGCGGGGGGCACGCACTTCCTGGTGGGCAACCTGCCGTTGCTGGGCATGCTCCCGCTGACCCCGGCCATCTCGGACGCGCAGCGGGCGGGGCTGAACATGCTGACCATGGCCTTCAACGCCACGCTCGGGGCGAAGATCGCGGGCCTCCAGGCGGCGATGCCGGGGCTCGACATCCACTACTTCGACGTGAACGCGAAGTTCCAGCAGATCATCGCCGATCCCGCCGCCTTCGGGCTGACCAACGTGACCGACGGGGCCATCTTCAAGACCAACCCGGCCGACGGCACGGGCTATCTCTTTTGGGATGAGGTCCACCCGACGACGGCGGTCCACGCGCTGATCGCCGACGTCGCCTTCGCGGCGGTGGTGCCGGAGCCCTCGTCGCTGGTCCTGGCGGCGATCGCGGGCGGGTCGGTCCTCGTCGCCGCCCGCGCGACGCGCTCGCGCCGCGCGGCCTGA
- a CDS encoding glycosyltransferase family 4 protein translates to MNRTSEVRKIAFVGDYLPRKCGIATYTHDLCTSTATQFPSADCFVVPVNDLPEGYDYPPEVRFEIEEQELDSYLRAADFLNFSNADVVCLQHEYGIFGGPAGSHILRLLRNLRMPIVTTLHTVLKEPNEDQRRVMDEILELSARVIVMSERARTFLREVWNAPEAKIDLIAHGIPDMPFVDSAFYKDQFSVEGKHVALTFGLLAPNKGIEYMLEAMPAILEEFPNFVYIVLGATHPNLVREQGERYRISLERLARKLGIRENVSFYNRFVDLPELIEFIGVADIYVTPYLNPAQITSGTLAYAFGCGKAVVSTPYWHAEELLADGRGVLVPFADSGALATAIRDLLRDESRRHAMRKRGYLMGREMIWSRVAHQFVESFQHARRSRLDVLPIKPLAVRTLAEQPLDLPGWRLDHLVRMSDSAGMFQHATFTIPNFAEGYCTDDNARALLLTVMLEQLGQGSLQTARLASTYAAFLNYAFDPARGQFRNFMSFDRRWLEDVGSDDSQGRAIWVLGACVRRSQRHDLQFWASHLFDQALPGLLETSSPRAWAFGLLGVCHYLQRLAGARPASQARDLLAQKLLQLYEAVATDEWRWFEDRLTYDNARLSQGLIAAARNGGPPEALQAGLDSLSWLVEHHKAPSGCFRPIGCNGFYVRNGIRAQFDQQPVEAQAMVSACLEAYRATEDPSWLAEARRALEWFLGGNDLGLEIYDAKSGGCRDGLQEDRINQNQGAESTLAFLLSLAEMKLIESVLSHQRQVQST, encoded by the coding sequence ATGAACCGAACCAGCGAAGTCCGGAAGATCGCGTTCGTCGGCGACTACTTGCCCCGCAAGTGCGGGATCGCCACCTACACCCACGACCTCTGCACGTCGACGGCCACCCAGTTCCCGTCGGCCGACTGCTTCGTCGTCCCCGTCAACGACCTGCCCGAAGGGTACGACTACCCCCCGGAGGTCCGCTTCGAGATCGAGGAGCAGGAGCTCGACTCCTACCTCCGCGCCGCCGACTTCCTGAACTTCAGCAACGCCGACGTCGTCTGCCTGCAGCACGAGTACGGCATCTTCGGCGGCCCGGCCGGCAGCCATATCCTCCGGCTCCTGCGCAACCTGCGGATGCCGATCGTCACCACCCTGCACACCGTCCTCAAGGAGCCCAACGAGGACCAGCGGCGGGTGATGGACGAGATCCTCGAGCTCTCCGCGCGGGTGATCGTGATGTCGGAGCGGGCGCGGACCTTCCTGCGCGAGGTCTGGAACGCCCCCGAGGCCAAGATCGACCTGATCGCCCACGGCATCCCCGACATGCCGTTCGTCGACTCGGCGTTCTACAAGGACCAGTTCTCCGTCGAGGGGAAGCACGTCGCCCTGACGTTCGGCCTGCTGGCGCCGAACAAGGGGATCGAGTACATGCTCGAGGCGATGCCGGCGATCCTCGAGGAGTTCCCCAACTTCGTCTACATCGTCCTGGGGGCGACCCACCCGAACCTCGTCCGCGAGCAGGGCGAGCGCTACCGGATCAGCCTGGAGCGGCTGGCCCGCAAGCTGGGGATCCGCGAGAACGTCAGCTTCTACAACCGCTTCGTCGACCTGCCCGAGCTGATCGAATTCATCGGCGTGGCCGACATCTACGTGACGCCCTACCTGAACCCGGCGCAGATCACCTCGGGCACGCTGGCCTACGCCTTCGGCTGCGGCAAGGCCGTCGTCTCGACCCCCTACTGGCACGCCGAGGAGCTGCTGGCCGACGGCCGCGGCGTGCTCGTGCCGTTCGCCGACTCGGGGGCGCTCGCGACCGCGATCCGCGACCTGCTGCGCGACGAGTCGCGGCGGCACGCCATGCGGAAGCGCGGCTACCTGATGGGCCGCGAGATGATCTGGAGCCGCGTCGCCCACCAGTTCGTCGAGTCGTTCCAGCACGCCCGGCGGAGCCGGCTCGACGTGCTGCCGATCAAGCCCCTGGCCGTGCGGACGCTGGCCGAGCAGCCGCTCGACCTGCCGGGCTGGCGGCTCGACCACCTGGTCCGCATGAGCGACTCGGCCGGGATGTTCCAGCACGCCACGTTCACCATCCCCAACTTCGCCGAGGGCTACTGCACCGACGACAACGCCCGGGCGCTCCTGCTGACCGTGATGCTGGAGCAGCTGGGCCAGGGCTCGCTGCAGACGGCCCGGCTGGCGTCGACCTACGCGGCCTTCCTGAACTACGCGTTCGACCCCGCGCGGGGGCAGTTCCGCAACTTCATGAGCTTCGACCGCCGCTGGCTGGAGGACGTCGGCTCCGACGACAGCCAGGGCCGGGCGATCTGGGTGCTGGGCGCCTGCGTCCGCCGCTCGCAGCGCCACGACCTGCAGTTCTGGGCCTCGCACCTGTTCGACCAGGCGCTCCCGGGCCTGCTGGAAACCTCGTCGCCCCGCGCCTGGGCGTTCGGCCTGCTGGGCGTCTGCCACTACCTGCAGAGGCTCGCCGGGGCGAGGCCGGCCAGCCAGGCCCGCGACCTCCTGGCCCAGAAGCTCCTGCAGCTCTACGAGGCCGTCGCCACCGACGAGTGGCGCTGGTTCGAGGACCGCCTGACCTACGACAACGCCCGGCTCTCGCAGGGCCTGATCGCCGCCGCCCGCAACGGCGGCCCCCCCGAGGCGCTCCAGGCCGGGCTCGACTCGCTCTCGTGGCTGGTCGAGCATCACAAGGCCCCCTCGGGCTGCTTCCGGCCCATCGGCTGCAACGGCTTCTACGTCCGCAACGGGATCCGCGCCCAGTTCGACCAGCAGCCGGTGGAGGCCCAGGCCATGGTCTCGGCCTGCCTGGAGGCCTACCGCGCCACCGAGGACCCCTCGTGGCTCGCCGAGGCCCGCCGCGCGCTGGAATGGTTCCTGGGGGGCAACGACCTCGGCCTGGAGATCTACGACGCCAAGTCCGGCGGCTGCCGCGACGGCCTCCAGGAGGACCGGATCAACCAGAACCAGGGCGCCGAATCGACCCTGGCCTTCCTCCTCTCCCTCGCCGAGATGAAGCTCATCGAGAGCGTCCTGTCGCACCAGCGCCAGGTCCAGTCGACCTGA